In Sphingomonas sp. KC8, the sequence GTCCAGCATGCCTTCCAGTTGCGTGATCATGCCATCCAGTTCGCCCTGTGGCGCGGGTGGCTCGATTTCGGTGGATGGCGGGGATGCGAGCGCTTCGCCCTTGGACCATTCATAGGCGACCAGAATCACGGCCTGCGCCAGGTTGAGGCTGCCAAATTCGGGATTGATCGGCACGGTCAGGATCGTCCGCGCCACCGCGACATCGTCGGTTTCCAGGCCGGACCGTTCCGGACCGAACAAGAGCGCCGATCGGCCGACATCGCTGCGAATCTGGCGCGCGGCTTCCTCGGGCGTCACCACCGGCTTGGTCACCCCGCGCTTGCGCACTGTGGTCGCGTAGACATGGGTGCAATCGGCCGTCGCCTCAGCCACGCTTTCATATACGCGGGCGTTGGCCAGCACGATATCCGCGCCCGATGCCGCCGGCCCTGCGGATGGATTGGGCCAGCCATCGCGCGGCGATACCAGCCGCATCTCGGTCAGCCCGAAATTGAGCATCGCCCGTGCTGCCTTGCCGATATTTTCGCCAAGCTGCGGACGGACGAGGATGATCACCGGGGGTGGG encodes:
- a CDS encoding RNA methyltransferase, with product MSAAPPPVIILVRPQLGENIGKAARAMLNFGLTEMRLVSPRDGWPNPSAGPAASGADIVLANARVYESVAEATADCTHVYATTVRKRGVTKPVVTPEEAARQIRSDVGRSALLFGPERSGLETDDVAVARTILTVPINPEFGSLNLAQAVILVAYEWSKGEALASPPSTEIEPPAPQGELDGMITQLEGMLDEAGFFYPPDRTPVTKRTLRTMLTKPAWSAQEVRTMRGVLSTLAKPRPR